A genomic window from Salvia hispanica cultivar TCC Black 2014 chromosome 5, UniMelb_Shisp_WGS_1.0, whole genome shotgun sequence includes:
- the LOC125188318 gene encoding septin and tuftelin-interacting protein 1 homolog 1-like isoform X2, with translation MDEYQERERFGMDNDYDDGQWIGGEFYGKRKQKRVQTKDDVLYGVFASGDSDSDEGFGSKNKRRKDSSKKTDYSKPVSFVSTGTVMPSQEIEHNSREDNDVMEEDVKPAGLGLGFGSADSKKANEDKEEDDDFLPTAFGKIIREGAKLREEKEKEKARAAKKSSQASKRDLDPNGVGEFEKHTKGIGMKLLEKMGYKGGGLGKNEQGITAPIEAKLRPKNMGMGFNDYKEAVPPAIQEVDEKSVPRPSHSLEGRTNEKLWSKKVSKKKAYITAAELLAQKEEKGFEVVQKVFDMRGPQVRVLTNLENLNAEEMARENDVPMPELQHNIKLIVDIIEHDIQKLDSNLRNERETVVALQKEKEKLQKEADDQKQRLGNMEEIIAVLDQLEYFRDGTHSRIQLMELRLCHCGRHCCKARDAEPMLRYLDSWEELLPPSILQAILDNVVMPKISAAVDSWDPRRETIPIHEWIHPWLPLLGHKFENCYHTIRNRLASVLHAWHPSDGSAFAILSPWKTVFDPASWEHLMVRYIIPKLLTVMHEFQINPANQSLEQFNCVMKWVSAIPTHHMLQLMDVFFNKWQEVLYHWLCSKPNFDEVTQWYLNWKELLPRELQANEHIRYRLNLGLAMMNQAVEGMEVAPPGLKENISYLRVREQRQFETRKKAAAQAQHRTMPSSHNEIPAEGTSGGNEMSLKEVIEIYAQQNGLLFKPKPGRLQDGHQIYAFGNISIIIDSLNQKVFTQAEDRWSLVSLEQLLELQSRSKMRR, from the exons GTGATAGTGACTCTGACGAGGGGTTTGGGTCGAAGAACAAGCGCAGGAAGGATTCGTCTAAGAAGACTGACTACTCTAAGCCAGTCAGTTTTGTTTCAACTGGCACAGTTATGCCCAGTCAGGAGATTGAACATAATTCCAGGGAGGATAATGATGTAATGGAGGAGGATGTCAAACCTGCTGGTTTAGGTCTCGGATTTGGTTCTGCTGATTCGAAAAAGGCAAATGAAGAcaaggaagaagatgatgacTTCTTGCCTACTGCCTTTGGGAAGATTATCAGGGAAGGTGCGAAGTTACGGGAAGAGAAGGAAAAGGAGAAGGCTAGGGCAGCCAAAAAATCATCTCAAGCTAGCAAAAGGGACTTGGACCCAAATGGTGTTGGTGAATTTGAGAAGCATACCAAGGGTATTGGAATGAAGTTGCTTGAGAAGATGGGCTACAAGGGTGGTGGTCTTGGTAAAAATGAGCAGGGAATTACGGCTCCTATTGAGGCCAAGCTTCGGCCTAAGAATATGGGAATGGGTTTTAATGACTACAAAGAAGCCGTTCCTCCAGCAATACAGGAAGTAGATGAAAAATCTGTTCCACGTCCAAGCCATTCTTTAGAAGGTCGCACTAATGAAAAGCTTTGGTCCAAGAAAGTTTCAAAGAAGAAGGCTTATATAACAGCTGCAGAACTGTTGGCCCAGAAGGAAGAGAAAGGTTTTGAAGTTGTTCAGAAGGTTTTTGACATGAGAGGGCCACAAGTTCGGGTTTTGACAAATTTGGAAAACTTGAATGCAGAAGAAATGGCCAGGGAAAATGATGTCCCGATGCCAGAACTTCAGCATAATATCAAATTGATAGTTGATATAATTGAGCATGACATTCAGAAACTTGATAGTAATCTGAGAAACGAAAGGGAGACTGTGGTTGCTTTACagaaggaaaaagagaagCTGCAAAAGGAGGCTGATGACCAGAAACAACGGCTTGGAAACATGGAGGAGATAATAGCTGTATTGGACCAATTGG AATATTTCAGGGATGGGACCCACTCCAGAATCCAACTCATGGAACTGAGGTTGTGTCATTGTGGAAGACACTGTTGCAAG GCAAGGGACGCAGAGCCCATGCTTAGGTATTTGGATTCTTGGGAAGAACTTTTGCCTCCTTCTATCCTACAGGCCATACTCGACAACGTTGTTATGCCAAAAATATCAGCTGCTGTAGACTCTTGGGATCCGCGTAGAGAAACTATTCCCATCCATGAGTGGATCCACCCTTGGTTACCATTGTTGGGTCACAAGTTTGAGAATTGCTATCACACGATTCGCAATAGATTGGCCAGTGTTCTTCATGCTTGGCACCCAAGTGATGGATCAGCTTTTGCCATATTGTCTCCTTGGAAGACTGTCTTTGATCCTGCCAGTTGGGAGCACTTAATGGTTCGGTACATCATTCCAAAACTATTGACTGTCATGCATGAATTCCAGATAAATCCAGCCAATCAGAGTCTCGAACAATTTAATTGTGTCATGAAATGGGTGTCTGCTATTCCTACTCATCACATGCTGCAGTTAATGGATGTTTTCTTTAATAAGTGGCAAGAAGTGCTTTATCATTGGTTGTGTTCGAAACCAAATTTTGACGAAGTGACCCAGTGGTATCTCAACTGGAAAGAGCTCCTTCCTCGAGAACTTCAGGCAAATGAGCATATCCGGTATAGGCTTAATCTTGGTTTGGCCATGATGAACCAGGCGGTTGAAGGCATGGAGGTGGCTCCACCTGGATTGAAAGAGAATATTAGCTATCTCAGGGTGCGCGAGCAAAGGCAGTTTGAAACTCGGAAAAAAGCTGCTGCACAAGCTCAACATAGGACCATGCCAAGTTCCCATAATGAAATTCCAGCAGAGGGCACTAGTGGTGGAAACGAGATGAGCTTGAAAGAAGTTATTGAAATCTATGCTCAGCAAAATGGTTTGCTGTTCAAGCCCAAACCTGGTAGATTGCAAGATGGGCATCAAATATATGCATTTGGTAATATAAGCATAATTATAGACTCCCTCAACCAAAAGGTGTTTACCCAGGCCGAGGACAGATGGTCCCTCGTATCACTTGAGCAGCTGCTGGAATTGCAAAGTCGTTCCAAGATGAGGCGATAA
- the LOC125188318 gene encoding septin and tuftelin-interacting protein 1 homolog 1-like isoform X1, whose protein sequence is MDEYQERERFGMDNDYDDGQWIGGEFYGKRKQKRVQTKDDVLYGVFASGDSDSDEGFGSKNKRRKDSSKKTDYSKPVSFVSTGTVMPSQEIEHNSREDNDVMEEDVKPAGLGLGFGSADSKKANEDKEEDDDFLPTAFGKIIREGAKLREEKEKEKARAAKKSSQASKRDLDPNGVGEFEKHTKGIGMKLLEKMGYKGGGLGKNEQGITAPIEAKLRPKNMGMGFNDYKEAVPPAIQEVDEKSVPRPSHSLEGRTNEKLWSKKVSKKKAYITAAELLAQKEEKGFEVVQKVFDMRGPQVRVLTNLENLNAEEMARENDVPMPELQHNIKLIVDIIEHDIQKLDSNLRNERETVVALQKEKEKLQKEADDQKQRLGNMEEIIAVLDQLGEKSSSGLLTLESLAKSFVDLQTRFPDEYTLCNLSCIACSHALPLFIRIFQGWDPLQNPTHGTEVVSLWKTLLQGKDSLNFSSTASPYVQLLMEVVFPAVRISGTNSWQARDAEPMLRYLDSWEELLPPSILQAILDNVVMPKISAAVDSWDPRRETIPIHEWIHPWLPLLGHKFENCYHTIRNRLASVLHAWHPSDGSAFAILSPWKTVFDPASWEHLMVRYIIPKLLTVMHEFQINPANQSLEQFNCVMKWVSAIPTHHMLQLMDVFFNKWQEVLYHWLCSKPNFDEVTQWYLNWKELLPRELQANEHIRYRLNLGLAMMNQAVEGMEVAPPGLKENISYLRVREQRQFETRKKAAAQAQHRTMPSSHNEIPAEGTSGGNEMSLKEVIEIYAQQNGLLFKPKPGRLQDGHQIYAFGNISIIIDSLNQKVFTQAEDRWSLVSLEQLLELQSRSKMRR, encoded by the coding sequence GTGATAGTGACTCTGACGAGGGGTTTGGGTCGAAGAACAAGCGCAGGAAGGATTCGTCTAAGAAGACTGACTACTCTAAGCCAGTCAGTTTTGTTTCAACTGGCACAGTTATGCCCAGTCAGGAGATTGAACATAATTCCAGGGAGGATAATGATGTAATGGAGGAGGATGTCAAACCTGCTGGTTTAGGTCTCGGATTTGGTTCTGCTGATTCGAAAAAGGCAAATGAAGAcaaggaagaagatgatgacTTCTTGCCTACTGCCTTTGGGAAGATTATCAGGGAAGGTGCGAAGTTACGGGAAGAGAAGGAAAAGGAGAAGGCTAGGGCAGCCAAAAAATCATCTCAAGCTAGCAAAAGGGACTTGGACCCAAATGGTGTTGGTGAATTTGAGAAGCATACCAAGGGTATTGGAATGAAGTTGCTTGAGAAGATGGGCTACAAGGGTGGTGGTCTTGGTAAAAATGAGCAGGGAATTACGGCTCCTATTGAGGCCAAGCTTCGGCCTAAGAATATGGGAATGGGTTTTAATGACTACAAAGAAGCCGTTCCTCCAGCAATACAGGAAGTAGATGAAAAATCTGTTCCACGTCCAAGCCATTCTTTAGAAGGTCGCACTAATGAAAAGCTTTGGTCCAAGAAAGTTTCAAAGAAGAAGGCTTATATAACAGCTGCAGAACTGTTGGCCCAGAAGGAAGAGAAAGGTTTTGAAGTTGTTCAGAAGGTTTTTGACATGAGAGGGCCACAAGTTCGGGTTTTGACAAATTTGGAAAACTTGAATGCAGAAGAAATGGCCAGGGAAAATGATGTCCCGATGCCAGAACTTCAGCATAATATCAAATTGATAGTTGATATAATTGAGCATGACATTCAGAAACTTGATAGTAATCTGAGAAACGAAAGGGAGACTGTGGTTGCTTTACagaaggaaaaagagaagCTGCAAAAGGAGGCTGATGACCAGAAACAACGGCTTGGAAACATGGAGGAGATAATAGCTGTATTGGACCAATTGGGTGAGAAGAGCTCTTCAGGATTGTTAACTTTAGAATCACTTGCTAAATCATTTGTAGATTTACAGACAAGATTTCCGGATGAGTACACATTATGCAACTTATCTTGCATTGCGTGCTCACATGCTCTGCCTCTATTTATTAGAATATTTCAGGGATGGGACCCACTCCAGAATCCAACTCATGGAACTGAGGTTGTGTCATTGTGGAAGACACTGTTGCAAGGTAAAGATTCTTTGAATTTCTCAAGTACAGCTTCTCCATATGTGCAGCTGCTTATGGAAGTCGTATTTCCTGCTGTAAGAATATCTGGGACCAACTCTTGGCAGGCAAGGGACGCAGAGCCCATGCTTAGGTATTTGGATTCTTGGGAAGAACTTTTGCCTCCTTCTATCCTACAGGCCATACTCGACAACGTTGTTATGCCAAAAATATCAGCTGCTGTAGACTCTTGGGATCCGCGTAGAGAAACTATTCCCATCCATGAGTGGATCCACCCTTGGTTACCATTGTTGGGTCACAAGTTTGAGAATTGCTATCACACGATTCGCAATAGATTGGCCAGTGTTCTTCATGCTTGGCACCCAAGTGATGGATCAGCTTTTGCCATATTGTCTCCTTGGAAGACTGTCTTTGATCCTGCCAGTTGGGAGCACTTAATGGTTCGGTACATCATTCCAAAACTATTGACTGTCATGCATGAATTCCAGATAAATCCAGCCAATCAGAGTCTCGAACAATTTAATTGTGTCATGAAATGGGTGTCTGCTATTCCTACTCATCACATGCTGCAGTTAATGGATGTTTTCTTTAATAAGTGGCAAGAAGTGCTTTATCATTGGTTGTGTTCGAAACCAAATTTTGACGAAGTGACCCAGTGGTATCTCAACTGGAAAGAGCTCCTTCCTCGAGAACTTCAGGCAAATGAGCATATCCGGTATAGGCTTAATCTTGGTTTGGCCATGATGAACCAGGCGGTTGAAGGCATGGAGGTGGCTCCACCTGGATTGAAAGAGAATATTAGCTATCTCAGGGTGCGCGAGCAAAGGCAGTTTGAAACTCGGAAAAAAGCTGCTGCACAAGCTCAACATAGGACCATGCCAAGTTCCCATAATGAAATTCCAGCAGAGGGCACTAGTGGTGGAAACGAGATGAGCTTGAAAGAAGTTATTGAAATCTATGCTCAGCAAAATGGTTTGCTGTTCAAGCCCAAACCTGGTAGATTGCAAGATGGGCATCAAATATATGCATTTGGTAATATAAGCATAATTATAGACTCCCTCAACCAAAAGGTGTTTACCCAGGCCGAGGACAGATGGTCCCTCGTATCACTTGAGCAGCTGCTGGAATTGCAAAGTCGTTCCAAGATGAGGCGATAA
- the LOC125186145 gene encoding probable protein S-acyltransferase 7: MNTVGGAVEMVRKYKAWEGSNKFCLGGRFIFGPDVRSIFLTVFLIVAPAAVFCVFVARKLLDDFSGDWGIAVLVVFIVETVFVLVLLLLTSGRDPGIIPRNAQPPEPETYDNSMELGSGQTPRLPRTKDVIVNGATVKVKYCDTCMLYRPPRCSHCSICDNCVERFDHHCPWVGQCIGLRNYRFFYMFVFSTMLLALYVHGFCWVYIVKIRDSENSSIWKAMTKTPASIALIIYTFLGLWFVGGLSIFHLYLIATNQTTYENFRYQYSRRGNPYNRGMVGNFMDIFCGSIPKSKNDFRAKVQRKQPMMPSHSVGASFDSTTLAVSKSLQGKSIWDEANDRALAIGSNRVTLSSNGDSATEYQQYL; encoded by the exons ATGAATACAGTGGGCGGCGCGGTGGAGATGGTCAGGAAATACAAGGCGTGGGAGGGCAGTAAT AAATTCTGTCTTGGGGGAAGGTTTATTTTCGGGCCGGATGTAAGATCGATATTTCTAACAGTGTTTCTTATAGTTGCTCCTGCTGCTGTCTTCTGCGTGTTCGTTGCAAGGAAACTGCTGGATGATTTTTCTGGTGATTGGGGAATTGCAGTTTTAGTTGTATTTATCGTCGAGACAGTATTT GTTTTGGTGCTGCTTCTGTTGACTTCTGGAAGGGACCCCGGTATTATTCCTCGCAATGCTCAACCTCCCGAACCGGAAACGTATGATAATAGTATGGAATTGGGCTCTGGCCAAACGCCTCGCTTGCCTCGTACAAAAGATGTTATAGTTAATGGAGCTACTGTGAAAGTCAAATACTGCGACACTTGTATGCTGTACAGGCCTCCACGCTGCTCACATTGTTCGATATGTGACAACTGTGTGGAACGATTTGATCATCACTGTCCCTGGGTTGGACAATGTATTGGACTG AGGAATTATCGGTTCTTTTACATGTTTGTCTTTTCCACAATGCTGCTTGCCTTGTACGTTCATGGGTTTTGCTGGGTGTACATTGTAAAGATAAGGGACAGCGAGAATTCCTCCATATGGAAAGCTATGACTAAAACACCCGCCTCCATCGCACTCATTATTTACACATTCCTGGGACTCTGGTTCGTAGGAGGGCTCTCGATCTTCCATCTCTACCTCATCGCAACAAACCAG ACGACATATGAGAACTTTAGATACCAATATAGCAGACGTGGCAACCCCTACAACAGAGGAATGGTTGGAAACTTTATGGATATCTTCTGTGGCAGTATTCCTAAATCAAAGAATGATTTCCGGGCGAAGGTGCAAAGGAAGCAGCCTATGATGCCTTCACACTCAGTGGGTGCTAGTTTTGACAGTACGACCTTGGCAGTTTCCAAGAGTCTGCAAGGGAAGTCAATATGGGACGAGGCGAATGACAGAGCCCTCGCCATAGGGTCGAACCGGGTAACCCTTTCTAGTAATGGTGATAGTGCAACAGAATATCAGCAATACTTGTAA
- the LOC125190694 gene encoding NAC domain-containing protein 83-like has product MEKLSLVREGESKLPPGFRFQPTDEEIVFQYLSRKTFNHPMPALVIPELDVFTYDPWELPGDGEQEMYFFCNKEGRKMGRGSECGVWKASGSAKRIICSKKMPIIGIRKSYVFHRRTKHRCAVRTDWIMHEYCLALSQSQQTHATDQGCLVRIGNWTLCRVIFKKARVSEVGVDDFSSDSSSSSSCSSSDSSIFSDVSSG; this is encoded by the exons ATGGAGAAGTTGAGTTTAGTGAGAGAAGGAGAGAGCAAACTGCCCCCGGGATTTCGATTTCAACCCACGGATGAAGAGATCGTCTTCCAATATTTGTCGCGTAAAACATTTAATCATCCCATGCCTGCTCTAGTGATCCCTGAACTCGACGTCTTCACTTATGATCCATGGGAGCTTCCAg GTGATGGAGAGCAGGagatgtattttttttgtaacaAGGAAGGTAGGAAAATGGGGAGAGGAAGTGAATGTGGTGTTTGGAAGGCTAGCGGTTCGGCCAAACGAATAATTTGTTCGAAAAAGATGCCCATTATTGGGATCAGAAAATCATACGTATTTCATAGACGAACAAAGCATCGTTGTGCTGTTAGAACTGATTGGATCATGCATGAGTACTGCCTTGCTCTTTCACAAAGTCAGCAAACACATGCGACTGACCAG GGTTGCTTGGTTCGAATAGGAAACTGGACGTTGTGTCGCGTAATTTTTAAGAAAGCGAGAGTTAGTGAAGTGGGAGTGGATGATTTCTCGAgtgattcttcttcttcttcttcttgttcttcatCTGATTCTAGTATTTTTTCGGATGTTTCTTCGGGTTAG